In the genome of Bradysia coprophila strain Holo2 unplaced genomic scaffold, BU_Bcop_v1 contig_232, whole genome shotgun sequence, one region contains:
- the LOC119076068 gene encoding probable cytochrome P450 6a23: MPATAVLVLLVLFLCYIYLKHIFTYWERRGIPQLKPTIPYGNIKEIGRSTQISLLIRDFYNQTKDKYPYFGVYFFQRPVLIVNDPSVIRNVLIKDFKHFQDRGIFYNERDDKLSAHLFSLNFDKWKILRNKISPTFSSGKMKFMFPTMLDVGQSLQQYISVQTIDGECVLEMKDILARYTTDVIGKCAFGIECNSLTNPDAEFWRMGKRTFEAPRHKPIITFLIGSFKRLAVMIRTKVIRDDVSDFFLNIVHETVHHRKANDIRRNDFMDILINLTNQEEGSLTIDEIAAQAFVFFLAGFETSATSMTFVLYELARNMDIQRKARHQIVTVLERHNGVLTYEAMMEMSYIDQIINEGIRKNPPVGVLIRKTTEDYHIQETNHTVPKDSTVIIPVLGIHRDKRYYPNPDKFDPERFSAEKKVENDRMFLGFGDGPRSCIGYRFGMVQTRIGLISLLSKFEFTSCSKTMGELKYSLRNVILSPEGGMWLKVSKI; the protein is encoded by the exons atgccagCAACAGCAGTGCTGGTACTATTGGTGTTGTTCTTGTGTTACATTTATCTGAAGCACATCTTCACCTACTGGGAACGTAGAGGAATACCACAACTGAAGCCAACCATTCCATACGGAAATATCAAAGAAATCGGCCGATCGACACAGATCTCCTTGCTGATACGCGATTTTTACAATCAAACCAAAGACAAATATCCGTATTTCGGCGTGTACTTCTTTCAACGGCCAGTCTTGATCGTCAACGATCCGAGCGTGATCAGAAATGTTCTGATCAAAGACTTTAAACATTTCCAGGACCGTGGCATTTTCTACAACGAACGGGATGATAAATTGAGCGCCCACTTATTTTCGCTGAATTTTGATAAGTGGAAAATTTTGAGGAATAAAATTTCGCCAACATTTTCATCGggcaaaatgaaattcatgtTTCCCACAATGTTAGACGTTGGCCAGTCGCTGCAACAGTACATATCGGTACAGACGATTGATGGGGAGTGCGTGTTGGAGATGAAAGATATTCTGGCCCGATATACCACTGATGTTATCGGGAAATGTGCCTTCGGCATTGAGTGTAATAG TCTAACCAATCCCGATGCAGAATTTTGGCGTATGGGAAAGCGAACCTTCGAAGCGCCAAGACACAAAccaattatcacatttttgatcGGCTCATTTAAGCGGCTCGCTGTGATGATACGAACAAAAGTTATACGGGACGATGTGAGTGACTTCTTTCTGAACATCGTTCACGAGACAGTCCATCATCGGAAAGCCAACGACATCCGAAGGAATGACTTCATGGACATTTTGATTAACTTGACCAATCAGGAAGAGGGATCGCTAACCATCGATGAAATAGCTGCACAAGCGTTCGTGTTTTTCCTGGCCGGATTTGAGACGTCTGCGACCAGTATGACTTTCGTGCTGTACGAATTAGCGCGAAACATGGACATACAGCGGAAGGCTCGTCATCAAATTGTGACGGTTTTGGAACGACACAACGGGGTGCTGACGTATGAAGCAATGATGGAAATGAGCTACATCGACCAAATCATAAATG AAGGAATTCGTAAGAATCCGCCCGTTGGAGTCCTTATCCGCAAAACGACCGAAGATTATCACATCCAAGAGACCAATCACACCGTACCGAAGGATTCAACCGTAATAATTCCGGTGCTGGGCATCCATCGAGACAAACGATACTATCCGAATCCGGACAAATTCGATCCGGAACGATTTTCAGCCGAAAAAAAGGTAGAGAACGACAGAATGTTCCTTGGATTCGGTGATGGTCCCAGGAGCTGCATCGGTTACCGCTTCGGCATGGTGCAGACTCGAATCGGACTCATCAGTTTGCTATCCAAATTCGAATTTACGAGCTGCAGTAAAACGATGGGAGAGTTGAAATATTCATTGAGAAATGTTATTCTATCACCGGAAGGCGGTATGTGGTTGAAGGTCAGCAAGATTTAG